From the Streptomyces sp. NBC_01216 genome, the window GGTGGGATATCGCGGCCCGACCGCCTGCGCGGCGGCGGGGATCACGTACCGCCAGCTGGACTACTGGGCCCGCACGGGTCTGGTCGAGCCGAGCGTGCGGTCCGCCTGCGGCTCAGGGACACAGCGGCTCTACAGCTTTCGCGATGTCGTCGTCCTCAAGATCGTCAAGCGCTTTCTGGACACCGGTGTCGCCTTGCAGAACATCCGGGCCGCCGTCCAGCATCTCCGGGCCCGCGGCTTCCGTGACCTGGAGCGGATGACCCTGATGAGCGACGGGGCCACCGTGTACGAGTGCTCCTCGCCCGACGAGGTCGTGGACCTGCTCCAAGGCGGCCAGGGTGTCTTCGGGATCGCCGTCGGCGTGGTCTGGCGTGACGTGGAGGCGGCGCTCTCGCAGCTTCACGGGGAGCGTGTCGACACCGGCGAGACGCTGATCGGGCACAACCCCGGCGACGAACTCGCTCGGCGACGCCGCGACCGGGCCGTCTGAGCGTCTGTCGGCCGAAGGCCACCCGACAGGCTCCGGGACACGGGCCCGCGGCACGCCCCCGGGTCGCCGTCCTGCGGCTCCGCCGGGGAGGGCCGGTCCTCTTCGCACGCGGGTGCGGTCGATTGTCAGTGGGGTAGGGGAGCATCGGAGAGGTGAGAGCCGCCCCGACGATCCTGCATCTCGACATGGACGCCTTCTTCGCCGCCGCCGAGCAGGCGGCGAAGCCCAGTCTGCGCGGAAAGCCGGTGGTGGTCGGGGGACTCGGTCCGCGGGGTGTCGTGGCCACCTGTTCCTACGAGGCACGCCGCTTCGGTGTGCACTCCGCCATGCCGATGGGCCAGGCGCGCCGGCTGGCTCCGAACGCCGCCTACCTCGTGCCGCGCTTCGCGTTCTACCGGGCGATCAGCGAACAGGTCATGGAACTCCTCGGGCGTCTCTCGCCGCTGGTCGAGCCGCTGAGCCTGGACGAGGCATTCGTGGACCTGGAAGCCGGGGGCGCGGCCCGGGACGCCGCGAGCGCCCGGAGGGTCGGTGAGCGACTGCGCAGGGACATTCGCGAGTCCACGGGACTGGCGGGGTCGGTGGGGCTCGCGGGGTCCAAGATGCTTGCGAAGATCGCCTCGGAGGAGGCGAAGCCCGACGGGCTCGTGCTCATCGAGCCGGGGACGGAACGCGAGCTGCTCGGACCGAAGTCGGTGCGGATCCTGCCGGGGGTCGGCCCGGCGACGGGGGAGCACCTGCGGAGGGCGGGGATGACGGCCGTGTCCGACCTCGCGGAGGCGGGCGAGGACGAGCTGGTACGCCTGCTCGGGCGAGCGCACGGGACCTCGCTGTACCGGATGGCGCAGGGACATGACGACCGGCCCGTCGTGGCGGAGAGGGACGCGAAGTCGGTCTCCGTGGAGGACACCTTCGACGTCGACCTGCACGATCGGGTACGCATCCGGACCGAGGTCGAGCGGCTGGCCGAGCGGTGTGTGGGCCGGCTGCGCGGCTCCGGCCACTCCGGGCGGACGATCGTGCTCAAGGTGCGGCGCTACGACTTCTCCACGCTGACCCGGTCGGAGACCCTGCGCGGCCCGACGGACGACCCGATGGTGGTCCGGGAGGCGGCGGGGCGTCTGCTGGAGGCGGTGGACACCACGGGCGGGGTGCGACTGCTCGGCGTCGGGGTGAGCGGCCTCGCCGACTACACGCAGGAGGACCTCTTCGCCCAGGCCGAGGCCCGTGCGGACGAGGCGGGTCCGGCCGGCACCGGCCGGGAGGCGGCGGACGGGCCGGCGACGGAACGGGAGTCGCCCGCGGCCGGGCCGGAACCCTCGGCCGCGGCGCCTGACTGGGCCCCCGGGCTCGACGTACGGCATGCCGCCCACGGGGCCGGCTGGGTGCAGGGCAGCGGCGTCGGACGGGTCACCGTGCGCTTCGAGGAGCCCGGCTCGGCTCCGGGCCGGGTCCGCACCTTCCCCGTCGACGATCCCGATCTGGAACCGGCCGATCCACTCCCGTTGGTGGCCGGCGGGCCCACAGGGTGGGAGCGGCGGACCGGCACGGTGCCGGGGGAGGCCGGAGACATCCCACGGCCAGACGCGTCCTCGGACGGCGTGGGTCAGGAATCGCCCTGACCCGCCAGGCGGCCGAAGTCGCGGTCCGGTGGCGGGGGCGGCAGCACGATGTCGTAGTGGCGATAGAGCTGGAGTTCCTGCTCGGGGGAGAGGTGCCTGCCCACGCCGAAGTCCGGGGCGTCCTTGATGAGCGACCGCTCGAAGGGGATGTGCAGGCCGTCGTCGACCAGTTCGCTGGGCTCCAGAGGGACGAACGCGTCCCGGCTGAACAGGCCCGTGCGGACAGCCGCCCATTCGGGGACCCCGGTCGCGTCGTCCAGGTACACCTCGTCCACCGTCCCGATCTTGTGCCCGTCGCGGTCGAACGCCTTGCGGCCGATCAGGCTGCGCGGATCGATGTCGGTCTGCACGGTCCCTCCAACGGGTCGCAACTGCTCTACAAGGACTACGAAAGTGCACATCTGGGATGTCGGCCACTTGAGCGACAGGGAACGGAACCTCGCTGGTAGGCTGGCTGTGGCTGCTGACCCCGTGCGGGAGAGTCCTTCGGAGAAACCTTTCGGAGGCGCCGAAGGAGCAAATCCTCCCCGGAATCTCTCAGGCCCACGTACCGCACGGACGAGGTCACTCTGGAAAGCAGGGCGGTGGTCGCAGCGTGGACCGGCCGCTCTCACCGACGGTGAAAGCCGGCGTGCTCCTTCGGCATGCCGGTGAAACTCTCAGGTTGAGATGACAGAGGGGGAGGCCGTCCGGGCACCCACGCCGAGGTGCCCCTCGCAGGTCGTGACGACCAGGAGGCCTCCGTACATGACCGCCAACCGCATTCCGCTCTCCGTGCTCGAACAGGGCATCCCGTTCGAGCAGCGGCACATCGGGCCCGACGCCGAAGCCCGCGCCAAGATGCTCGCGCAGGTCGGCTACGGCTCCCTCGACGAGCTGACCGACGCCGCGGTGCCGGACGTGATCAAGAACACCCAGGCGCTCGCCCTGCCCGCCGCCCGCACCGAGGCCGAGGTGCTCGCCGAGCTGCGCACCCTCGCCGACCGCAACCAGGTTCTGGCCCCGATGATCGGTCTGGGCTACTACGGCACCTTCACGCCGCCGGTGATCCTCCGGAACGTGATGGAGAACCCCGCCTGGTACACCGCGTACACGCCGTACCAGCCGGAGATCTCGCAGGGCCGCCTGGAGGCGCTGCTCAACTTCCAGACCATGGTCGCCGACCTGACCGGTCTGCCCACCTCCGGCGCCTCCCTCCTCGACGAGGGCACCGCCGCCGCCGAGGCGATGGCCCTGTCGCGCCGGGTCGGCAAGGTCAAGAACGGCGTCTACCTGATCGACGCCGACGCACTCCCGCAGACGATCGCCGTCATCGAGACACGTGCGGAGCCGACCGGTGTCGAGGTCGTCGTCGCCGACCTGAGCGAGGGCATCCCCTCGGAGATCGCCGAGCGCGGCGTGTTCGGCGTGCTCCTGCAGTACCCCGGGGCCTCCGGCGCGGTGCGCGACATCAGGGCCGTCGTCGACCAGGCCCATGAGCTCGGCGCGGTCGTCACCGTCGCCGCCGACCTGCTCGCGCTCACCCTGCTCACCTCGCCCGGCGAGCTCGGCGCCGACATCGCCGTCGGTACCACCCAGCGCTTCGGCGTGCCCATGGGATTCGGCGGCCCGCACGCCGGCTACATGGCCGTCCAGGACAAGCACGCCCGGTCGCTGCCGGGCCGTCTCGTCGGCGTCTCCGTCGACGCCGACGGCAACCGCGCCTACCGCCTGGCCCTGCAGACCCGCGAGCAGCACATCCGCCGCGAGAAGGCGACCAGCAACATCTGCACCGCGCAGGTGCTGCTCGCCGTCATGGCCGGCATGTACGCCGTCTACCACGGCCCGGACGGCCTCAGGCAGATCGCGCGGCGC encodes:
- a CDS encoding PRC-barrel domain-containing protein, encoding MCTFVVLVEQLRPVGGTVQTDIDPRSLIGRKAFDRDGHKIGTVDEVYLDDATGVPEWAAVRTGLFSRDAFVPLEPSELVDDGLHIPFERSLIKDAPDFGVGRHLSPEQELQLYRHYDIVLPPPPPDRDFGRLAGQGDS
- a CDS encoding DNA polymerase IV, which produces MRAAPTILHLDMDAFFAAAEQAAKPSLRGKPVVVGGLGPRGVVATCSYEARRFGVHSAMPMGQARRLAPNAAYLVPRFAFYRAISEQVMELLGRLSPLVEPLSLDEAFVDLEAGGAARDAASARRVGERLRRDIRESTGLAGSVGLAGSKMLAKIASEEAKPDGLVLIEPGTERELLGPKSVRILPGVGPATGEHLRRAGMTAVSDLAEAGEDELVRLLGRAHGTSLYRMAQGHDDRPVVAERDAKSVSVEDTFDVDLHDRVRIRTEVERLAERCVGRLRGSGHSGRTIVLKVRRYDFSTLTRSETLRGPTDDPMVVREAAGRLLEAVDTTGGVRLLGVGVSGLADYTQEDLFAQAEARADEAGPAGTGREAADGPATERESPAAGPEPSAAAPDWAPGLDVRHAAHGAGWVQGSGVGRVTVRFEEPGSAPGRVRTFPVDDPDLEPADPLPLVAGGPTGWERRTGTVPGEAGDIPRPDASSDGVGQESP
- a CDS encoding MerR family transcriptional regulator: MSSGDGTAGGSLGRAPSESGPYPLHGGVGDFDAGADADTVGYRGPTACAAAGITYRQLDYWARTGLVEPSVRSACGSGTQRLYSFRDVVVLKIVKRFLDTGVALQNIRAAVQHLRARGFRDLERMTLMSDGATVYECSSPDEVVDLLQGGQGVFGIAVGVVWRDVEAALSQLHGERVDTGETLIGHNPGDELARRRRDRAV